One Spinacia oleracea cultivar Varoflay chromosome 4, BTI_SOV_V1, whole genome shotgun sequence DNA segment encodes these proteins:
- the LOC130471777 gene encoding LOW QUALITY PROTEIN: probable E3 ubiquitin ligase complex SCF subunit sconB (The sequence of the model RefSeq protein was modified relative to this genomic sequence to represent the inferred CDS: inserted 2 bases in 1 codon) has translation MKPKFGDNVSGRVRTTIKSVPQNVKKFCIKSSYGKPALIGGLFTSSCAHDMQCISFVFVFVFFVFVLAGAGAGIWRAWCLTVHSISHDCGAIALNYETGLSFLKGSTNGLFIACFVSLALLVGLPRYGVYVAFSPVSDNVATASADRTAKLWNTDGTLLRTFEGHLDRLARIXPSIHLRSILALEGHIKPVYGVDFSPNGYHLATGSEDNTCRIWDLRKKKSLYIIPAHSKLISQVKFEPQEGYYLVTASYDTTVKVWSSRDFKLIRTLSGHEARVTPLDVIGGLHSEECAYTSEEIDVVREQPAKCFTRKYLLLA, from the exons ATGAAACCAAAGTTTGGGGATAATGTATCCGGACGTGTTCGTACAACAATCAAGTCAGTACCTCAGAATGTAAAAAAGTTCTGTATAAAGTCCTCATATGGGAAACCAGCT CTGATTGGTGGTTTGTTTACTTCTTCATGTGCACACGATATGCAGTGTATTTCCTTTGTTTTTGTCTttgtcttttttgtttttgttctggCCGGGGCCGGGGCGGGG ATATGGAGAGCATGGTGCTTAACTGTGCATTCAATTAGCCATGATTGCGGGGCCATTGCCCTAAATTATGAGACTGGTTTGTCATTTTTGAAGGGGAGTACTAATGGTCTGTTTATTGCTTGTTTTGTTTCTTTAGCTCTGTTAGTGGGGTTGCCAAGATATGGAGTATATGTTGCATTTTCTCCTGTAAGTGACAATGTAGCAACTGCCTCAGCTGATCGTACTGCAAAGTTGTGGAACACAGATGGCACTTTATTGAGAACATTTGAAGGTCATTTAGACCGCCTAGCTCGTAT GCCTTCCATCCATCTGAGAAGTATTCTTGCTTTGGAAGGCCACATCAAACCT GTTTATGGAGTTGATTTCTCTCCTAATGGCTATCATTTGGCCACTGGTTCTGAGGATAACACTTGTCGGATTTGGGACTTGAGAAAGAAAAAGTCATTGTACATAATTCCTGCCCATTCAAAGCTTATTTCACAGGTCAAATTTGAGCCTCAGGAGGGATATTATTTGGTCACTGCTTCATATGATACAACTGTTAAG GTATGGTCATCTCGAGACTTCAAGCTTATCAGGACATTGTCAGGACATGAAGCAAGAGTTACACCCTTAGATGTCATAGGAG gtctacactccgaggaatgcgcctatactagtgaggaaattgatgtggttcgtgagcaaccGGCTAAGTGTTTTACCCGCAAGTATTTACTATTGGcttga